From a region of the Cyprinus carpio isolate SPL01 unplaced genomic scaffold, ASM1834038v1 S000006548, whole genome shotgun sequence genome:
- the LOC122143970 gene encoding gastrula zinc finger protein XlCGF49.1-like, with translation MKIEETFRVKHEETETHTDLKEESEELKEIQDKDQYKKHHEFITGQKSFSCSQTANTSSQKRARNTRSRSNFTCQQCGKSFSHQGKLKVHMRIHTGEKPFICKQCGKSFSHQGKLKVHIRIHTGEKPFTCSQCGKSFTHKSTFNAHMTIHTGEKPYTCSQCGKSFTHKSTFNAHMTIHTGEKPYTCKLCGNNFAGKGSLRRHMRIHTGEKPYTCSQCGKSFTQQGNFNSHKRIHTGEKPFTCKFCGNSFTRQTNFNGHMRIHTREKQ, from the exons atgaagatagaagaaacattcagagtcaaacatgaagagactgagacacacacag ACctgaaagaagagagtgaagaactGAAAGAAATACAAGATAAAGATCAGTACAAAAAACACCATGAATTCATAACTGGacaaaaatcatttagttgcTCACAGACAGCAAATACTTCCTCACAAAAAAGAGCTCGAAACACTAGATCTAGAAGtaatttcacctgccaacagtgtggaaagagtttcagccATCAAGGAAaacttaaagtccacatgaggattcacactggagagaagcctttcatctgcaaacagtgtggaaagagtttcagccATCAAGGAAAACTTAAAGTCCAcataagaattcacactggagagaagcctttcacctgctctcaatgtggaaagagttttactcaTAAAAGCACTTTTAATGCCCACATGActattcacacaggagagaagccttacacctgctctcaatgtggaaagagttttactcaTAAAAGCACTTTTAATGCCCACATGActattcacacaggagagaagccttacacctgcaaactgtgtgggaatAATTTTGCTGGAAAAGGAAGCCTCAGAaggcacatgaggattcacaccggtgagaagccttacacatgctctcagtgtggaaagagtttcactcaacaAGGAAACTTTAACAGTCAcaagagaattcacactggagagaagccattcacatgtaaattttgtggaaacagtttcaCACGACAAACAAACTTTAAcgggcacatgagaattcacaccagAGAGAAGCAATaa
- the LOC122143973 gene encoding gastrula zinc finger protein XlCGF8.2DB-like codes for MKFRQSRCETGTNVHTGEKPYSCQQCGKSFPKKEKLKRHMIVHTKEKPFTCPQCGKSFTHKNTLNDHIRIHTGEKSFTCQQCGKSFILKSYLKRHMIIHTGEKSYLCHQCGKSFSEHGSLKVHLRIHTRERLFTCQQCGKSFNEKGILRRHMRIHTGEKPYKCPQCGKGFAQQGSFNRHIRIHTGEKPFTCPKCGKSFTLKNTLKDHIRIHTGEKPFNCQQCGKRFIQKRYLNVHMKIHTG; via the exons ATGAAGtttaggcaatctaggtgtgagacaggcaccaatg ttcacaccggagaaaagccttacagctgccaacagtgtggaaagagtttccctAAAAAGGAAAAACTTAAAAGGCACATGATAGTTCACACTaaagagaagcctttcacctgccctcaatgtggaaagagttttacacataaaaacaCTCTTAATGACCACATaagaattcacacaggagagaaatctttcacctgccaacagtgtggaaagagtttcattctAAAAAGTTACCTTAAAAGGCACATGAttattcacacaggagagaagtcTTACCtctgccatcagtgtggaaagagtttcagtgaaCATGGAAGCCTTAAAGTCCACTTGAGGATTCACACAAGAGAGAGgcttttcacctgccaacagtgtggaaagagtttcaatgaAAAAGGAATCCTTAGAaggcacatgaggattcacacaggagagaagccttacaaatgccctcagtgtggaaaaggTTTTGCTCAACAAGGAAGCTTTAACAGGCAcattagaattcacactggagagaagcctttcacctgccctaaatgtggaaagagtttcacactcaaaaacactcttaaagaccacataagaattcacacaggagagaaacctttcaaCTGCCAGCAGTGTGGAAAGCGTTTCATTCAAAAAAGATACCTTAATGTCCACATGAAGATTCACACAGGATAG